The following proteins are co-located in the Dromiciops gliroides isolate mDroGli1 chromosome 2, mDroGli1.pri, whole genome shotgun sequence genome:
- the SNRPG gene encoding small nuclear ribonucleoprotein G: MSKAHPPELKKFMDKKLSLKLNGGRHVQGILRGFDPFMNLVIDECVEMAPGGQQNNIGMVVIRGNSIIMLEALERV, encoded by the exons ATGAGCAAAGCACACCCGCCCGAGCTAAAAAA atttatggacaagAAGCTATCAT tgaaaTTAAATGGTGGGAGGCATGTCCAAGGAATATTGCGGGGGTTTGATCCATTTATGAATCTTGTGATTGATGAATGTGTAGAGATGGCACCAGGTGGGCAACAGAACAATATTGGAATGGTG GTAATCCGAGGAAACAGTATCATTATGTTAGAAGCCTTGGAACGAGTTTAA